A genomic region of Salinibacter pepae contains the following coding sequences:
- a CDS encoding type IV toxin-antitoxin system AbiEi family antitoxin domain-containing protein: MPDTNTDRLLSLADKRGILRTREVEDEGIPRQSLSRFVDRGDLVRIGRGLYRRPDHEVTAHHSLAVAAKRVPKGTVCLLSALQFHGLTTQNPLDVWLAIGHKDREPSVDAVSLRIVRMSGEARTKGVETHEIEGVSVPIYEPAKTVADCFKYRSCMGLDVALEALRDFHDQGGSIDVLWHYADLCRVQTVIRSYMEAVTS, from the coding sequence ATGCCCGACACGAACACGGATCGGCTTCTTTCGCTGGCCGACAAGCGGGGAATTCTCCGCACTCGTGAGGTGGAAGACGAGGGCATTCCCCGGCAGTCCCTCTCCCGCTTCGTCGACCGCGGCGACCTCGTGCGGATCGGTCGCGGTCTCTACCGGCGCCCCGACCATGAGGTGACCGCGCATCACTCCCTGGCCGTCGCCGCCAAGCGGGTGCCAAAGGGCACCGTGTGTCTCCTCTCGGCCCTCCAGTTCCACGGCCTGACGACCCAGAACCCGCTCGACGTGTGGCTCGCCATCGGCCACAAGGACCGAGAGCCGTCGGTCGACGCCGTGTCACTTCGCATCGTCCGCATGTCCGGCGAGGCCCGCACCAAAGGCGTTGAGACCCACGAGATTGAGGGCGTGTCCGTCCCCATCTACGAGCCCGCAAAGACTGTTGCGGATTGCTTCAAGTACCGCAGCTGCATGGGGCTCGACGTGGCGCTGGAGGCCCTTCGCGACTTTCACGATCAGGGCGGATCGATCGACGTCCTCTGGCACTACGCTGACCTCTGCCGCGTGCAAACAGTCATTCGTTCCTACATGGAGGCCGTCACCTCATGA
- a CDS encoding amidase, giving the protein MPDLTSCSAAELARRIRAREVSAVEVLKAHLDRIERQNPAVNAVVTLNAERARARAEAADAALARDEVWGPLHGVPFTVKDQFSTAGLRTTYALPHYADFVPAGDAPQVVRLKEAGGVLMGKTNLPLAAYDWQCDHPNFGRANNPWALDCTPGGSSGGSAAALAAGLSPLELGADVAGSIRVPSHFCGVAGLRPTETGPLRGIRPPDRPATVRHIAVAGPMARTVEDLQLGWAALSGSADAVDAPTPPAEALRVAVTPELGGVPVDTDTQRVLRDAVAAWRAAGCEVKRRPAPFDIEDAFDTWARIQGFELTAGLPAPLRTAPLRQLVWQGYVRSQYGFLAGRMATGAALHPRGYFDALTRRDTLADTLDMFFRDWDLWITPVAATPAFTHRRTGADLDIEGVSVPYALPIAPYNCPTAVTGHPILTLPAGRSSDGRPIGLQVHARRGTDADLLAAGRRLEAALGDVSSLAPLGA; this is encoded by the coding sequence GTGCCCGACCTCACGTCCTGCTCCGCCGCCGAGTTGGCCCGTCGCATTCGTGCCCGCGAGGTCTCTGCCGTCGAGGTACTGAAGGCGCACCTGGACCGCATCGAGCGCCAAAATCCGGCCGTCAACGCCGTGGTGACGCTGAACGCGGAGCGGGCCCGCGCCCGGGCGGAGGCCGCCGACGCGGCCCTGGCCCGGGACGAGGTGTGGGGCCCCCTCCACGGCGTCCCGTTCACCGTCAAGGACCAGTTCTCGACCGCCGGCCTGCGCACGACCTACGCGCTGCCCCACTACGCCGACTTTGTGCCCGCCGGGGACGCCCCGCAGGTGGTGCGCCTGAAAGAGGCCGGGGGCGTCCTGATGGGCAAGACGAACCTGCCCCTGGCGGCCTACGACTGGCAGTGCGACCATCCAAATTTTGGCCGTGCCAACAACCCATGGGCGCTCGACTGTACGCCCGGTGGCAGCTCGGGCGGCTCCGCGGCGGCCCTCGCGGCGGGCCTGTCGCCCCTGGAGCTGGGCGCCGACGTGGCCGGGTCCATCCGCGTGCCGTCCCACTTCTGCGGCGTGGCCGGCCTGCGCCCCACCGAGACCGGCCCGCTGCGCGGCATCCGGCCGCCCGACCGCCCGGCCACCGTGCGCCACATCGCCGTGGCCGGGCCGATGGCCCGCACCGTGGAGGACCTGCAGCTGGGGTGGGCCGCGCTCTCGGGCTCGGCGGACGCGGTCGACGCCCCCACGCCCCCCGCCGAGGCCCTGCGCGTCGCCGTAACGCCCGAGCTGGGCGGCGTGCCCGTCGACACCGACACGCAGCGCGTGCTCCGCGACGCCGTCGCGGCCTGGCGCGCCGCCGGGTGCGAGGTAAAGCGCCGGCCCGCTCCGTTCGACATCGAGGACGCGTTCGACACCTGGGCCCGCATCCAGGGCTTCGAGCTGACGGCGGGCCTGCCCGCCCCCCTGCGCACGGCGCCGCTCCGGCAGCTGGTGTGGCAGGGGTACGTCCGATCGCAGTACGGCTTCCTCGCCGGGCGGATGGCGACGGGCGCCGCCCTGCATCCCCGCGGCTACTTCGACGCGCTCACCCGCAGGGACACGCTCGCCGACACGCTCGACATGTTCTTCCGGGACTGGGACCTGTGGATCACGCCTGTGGCCGCCACCCCGGCCTTCACGCACCGCCGCACCGGGGCCGACCTCGACATCGAGGGCGTCTCGGTCCCCTACGCCCTTCCCATCGCCCCCTACAACTGCCCGACCGCCGTGACGGGCCATCCCATCCTCACGCTGCCCGCCGGCCGGTCGTCGGACGGGCGCCCCATCGGCCTGCAGGTGCACGCCCGGCGGGGAACGGACGCTGACCTGCTCGCGGCGGGACGGCGCCTCGAAGCGGCGCTGGGGGACGTATCGTCGCTGGCCCCGCTGGGGGCGTGA
- a CDS encoding LytTR family DNA-binding domain-containing protein gives MASSPVLRTLIVDDERLARRELRRLLGPHEAVTVAGEAANADAAEAAVQEENPDLLLLDVQMPGDSGFDLLTRLDAVPHVVFVTAYDEYAIRAFKVNALDYLVKPVEPERLAQAIETVQARAAGPQAVGAEGEAPQAPLTAEDQVFVKDGERCWFVQLADVRLFEAAGNYTRLYFDGEEPLTHRSLSYLEDRLDPDRFFRASRQHILNLRWVADVTPWATDKLKATLEDGMEVELSRRRSKQFREQLSL, from the coding sequence ATGGCGTCTTCCCCTGTGCTCCGTACCCTCATCGTGGACGACGAGCGCCTGGCGCGCCGAGAGCTTCGGCGCCTGCTGGGGCCCCACGAGGCCGTGACGGTGGCCGGCGAGGCCGCCAACGCCGACGCGGCGGAGGCCGCCGTTCAGGAGGAGAATCCCGACCTGCTGCTGCTCGACGTGCAGATGCCGGGCGACAGCGGGTTCGACCTGCTGACGCGGCTCGACGCGGTGCCGCATGTTGTGTTCGTGACCGCCTACGACGAGTATGCCATCCGCGCCTTCAAGGTCAACGCGCTGGACTACCTCGTGAAGCCGGTGGAGCCGGAGCGCCTGGCGCAGGCGATCGAGACGGTGCAGGCGCGGGCCGCGGGGCCGCAGGCCGTGGGGGCGGAGGGCGAGGCGCCCCAAGCCCCCCTCACGGCCGAAGACCAGGTGTTCGTGAAGGACGGGGAGCGGTGCTGGTTTGTGCAGCTGGCGGACGTGCGCCTGTTTGAGGCGGCGGGGAACTACACGCGGCTCTACTTCGACGGGGAGGAGCCGCTCACCCATCGCTCCCTCAGCTACCTCGAGGATCGGCTCGACCCCGACCGCTTTTTCCGGGCCAGCCGCCAGCACATCCTCAACCTGCGGTGGGTCGCCGACGTGACGCCGTGGGCGACGGACAAGCTGAAGGCCACGCTCGAGGACGGGATGGAGGTGGAGCTCTCCCGCCGCCGCTCGAAGCAGTTCCGCGAGCAACTGAGTCTCTAA
- a CDS encoding Fic family protein produces MTESRPPTDTVSLDEYESGRYVLQGSYEAFIPSSVNHGWAWDDPRINTLLEEATRALGELNAFSRIVPDVDLFIRLHVVKEATDSSRIEGTRTEVEEAIRPEEEVDPDRRDDWREVQNYVQALREAIDALDTLPLSTRLLKQTHRTLMQGVRGQNRQPGAYRRSQNWIGASLDDAVYVPPPHHEIDRLMSDLEMFWHNESVQVPRLIRIAISHYQFETIHPFLDGNGRIGRLLIPLYLIRHGLLNKPSLYLSSYIERHRAAYYDALMTVRASDDLGHWIRFFLVAVRETARQGCDTFEDLLSLRERVEEQITTLGRKAANARTLLTRLYQEPYVRSAKNVAEHLDVTPKTARSLLQDLEDLGILEETTGKQRNRRYVFAEYVALFQR; encoded by the coding sequence ATGACTGAGTCTCGGCCCCCGACCGACACCGTATCTCTCGACGAGTACGAGTCGGGGCGGTACGTCTTGCAGGGGAGCTACGAGGCGTTTATTCCGTCGTCCGTCAATCACGGCTGGGCGTGGGACGATCCGCGCATCAACACGCTGCTGGAAGAGGCCACGCGGGCGCTCGGCGAGCTGAATGCCTTCTCGCGCATCGTCCCCGACGTCGATCTCTTCATCCGGCTCCATGTGGTCAAGGAGGCCACCGACTCCAGCCGCATCGAGGGGACACGCACCGAGGTGGAGGAGGCGATCCGTCCGGAAGAGGAGGTCGATCCGGACCGGCGGGACGACTGGCGGGAGGTTCAGAACTACGTACAGGCCCTGCGGGAGGCCATCGACGCGCTGGATACGCTTCCCCTCTCCACCCGTCTTCTCAAGCAGACGCACCGGACGCTGATGCAGGGCGTGCGCGGCCAGAACCGGCAGCCGGGCGCGTACCGGCGGAGCCAGAACTGGATCGGGGCCAGCCTGGACGACGCAGTCTACGTCCCCCCTCCACACCACGAGATCGATCGGCTGATGAGCGATCTGGAGATGTTCTGGCACAACGAGTCGGTTCAGGTGCCCCGCCTGATCCGCATCGCGATCAGCCACTACCAGTTCGAGACGATTCACCCGTTTCTGGACGGCAACGGCCGGATTGGGCGACTGCTCATCCCCCTGTACCTCATCCGCCACGGGCTGCTCAACAAGCCGTCGCTCTACCTGTCAAGCTACATCGAGCGACACAGGGCCGCCTACTACGACGCGCTGATGACCGTCCGCGCCTCGGATGATCTGGGGCACTGGATCCGCTTCTTCCTCGTGGCGGTCCGCGAGACGGCGCGGCAGGGGTGCGACACGTTCGAGGACCTCCTCTCCCTCCGCGAGCGAGTGGAGGAGCAGATCACGACGCTGGGCCGCAAAGCCGCGAACGCGCGGACCCTGCTCACGCGGCTGTACCAGGAGCCCTACGTCCGATCGGCCAAAAACGTCGCTGAGCACCTGGACGTGACCCCCAAGACCGCCCGGAGCCTCCTCCAGGACCTTGAAGACCTCGGCATCCTGGAGGAGACGACCGGCAAGCAGCGCAACCGCCGCTACGTCTTCGCCGAGTACGTCGCTCTTTTTCAGCGATAG
- a CDS encoding sensor histidine kinase, with amino-acid sequence MSRRHAYWICQFGGWTGYSVMRLTLYSFFQTITWKWGVSYVVFIAAGVLYTHLYRHLAKRRGWTQMSLGQLAPRVVGATLTVALLLHLTTDGVGRYVLELDFYEEVQSEIGMLLASVVNMWILLMLWSLIYFGVHYFWSYRQAEVDKWKLEAQAETARLKALKLQLNPHFFFNSLNSVRALIAEDPDGAQRMVTRLARLLRSTLQADDMKTVPLEEELSTVRTYLKLEKVRFEDRLRHRIEVDDEARSHPVPFMLVQTLVENGIKHGVACCQEGGVITVRGRVVDGALHIRVTNPGTLDTEEGGTGLENARERLRLLFGTEASLTVENADAETVSATAVLPVRTVPESPVVQREVPLAARD; translated from the coding sequence ATGTCTCGGAGACACGCCTACTGGATTTGTCAGTTCGGCGGGTGGACCGGATACTCGGTGATGCGCCTCACCCTGTACTCGTTCTTCCAGACCATTACCTGGAAGTGGGGCGTGTCGTACGTCGTGTTCATTGCGGCAGGGGTGCTGTACACCCATCTTTACCGGCACCTCGCGAAGCGCCGCGGGTGGACGCAGATGTCGCTGGGCCAGTTGGCGCCCCGCGTCGTGGGGGCGACCCTCACGGTCGCCCTCCTGTTGCACCTCACGACGGACGGCGTGGGGCGCTACGTGCTGGAGCTGGACTTCTACGAGGAGGTCCAATCGGAAATCGGGATGCTGTTGGCCTCCGTGGTGAACATGTGGATTCTGCTGATGCTGTGGTCGCTCATCTACTTCGGCGTCCACTACTTCTGGAGCTACCGGCAGGCCGAGGTGGACAAGTGGAAGCTGGAGGCCCAGGCCGAGACGGCCCGGCTCAAGGCCCTGAAGCTGCAGCTGAACCCCCACTTCTTCTTCAACAGCCTCAACAGCGTCCGGGCCCTCATCGCCGAAGATCCGGACGGGGCACAGCGCATGGTGACGCGTCTGGCCCGCCTGCTCCGGAGCACCCTTCAGGCCGACGACATGAAAACCGTACCGCTGGAGGAGGAGCTGTCGACCGTGCGCACGTACCTGAAGCTCGAGAAGGTGCGCTTCGAGGACCGGCTCCGTCACCGAATTGAGGTGGACGACGAGGCACGATCCCACCCGGTCCCGTTCATGCTGGTGCAGACGCTCGTGGAGAACGGGATCAAGCACGGGGTGGCGTGCTGCCAGGAGGGCGGCGTCATCACGGTCCGGGGCAGGGTGGTGGACGGGGCCCTTCACATCCGCGTGACCAATCCCGGGACCCTCGATACGGAAGAGGGCGGAACTGGGCTGGAGAATGCCCGCGAGCGCCTGCGGCTGCTCTTCGGGACGGAGGCGTCGCTGACCGTAGAAAATGCGGACGCCGAGACCGTCTCCGCGACCGCGGTGCTTCCGGTCCGGACCGTCCCCGAATCGCCCGTGGTGCAGAGGGAGGTCCCCCTTGCGGCCCGCGACTGA